One Curtobacterium sp. MCLR17_007 DNA window includes the following coding sequences:
- a CDS encoding multidrug efflux SMR transporter gives MAWVVLFVSAALETVWATALGASNGFTELRPTLLFAVTIAVSLVAFAYVLKHIPISTAYAVWTGTGAALTVLWGMATGAEPVTVLRLVFIAGIVGCVVGLKLLPARPPAPRA, from the coding sequence GTGGCCTGGGTCGTGCTGTTCGTCAGCGCCGCACTCGAGACGGTGTGGGCGACCGCCCTCGGCGCGAGCAACGGGTTCACGGAACTCCGCCCGACCCTGCTCTTCGCGGTCACGATCGCGGTCAGCCTGGTCGCCTTCGCGTACGTGCTCAAGCACATCCCGATCAGCACCGCCTACGCCGTGTGGACGGGGACGGGCGCAGCGCTGACAGTGCTGTGGGGGATGGCGACCGGGGCGGAACCGGTCACGGTGCTCCGCCTGGTCTTCATCGCGGGGATCGTCGGGTGTGTGGTCGGGCTGAAGCTGCTGCCGGCGCGCCCGCCGGCGCCCCGCGCCTGA
- a CDS encoding multidrug efflux SMR transporter — translation MAWVVLVLSGVLEAVWATALGASNGFKKVVPSIVFVAGMALSMVGLAFAMTAIPVGTAYAVWVGIGASLTVLVAVVRRQEAASVARIGLVLGLVACVIGLKVVS, via the coding sequence ATGGCCTGGGTCGTCCTGGTCCTGTCCGGCGTGCTGGAAGCGGTGTGGGCCACCGCACTCGGCGCGTCGAACGGCTTCAAGAAGGTGGTGCCGTCGATCGTCTTCGTCGCCGGCATGGCGCTGAGCATGGTCGGCCTGGCGTTCGCGATGACCGCGATCCCGGTCGGCACCGCCTACGCGGTGTGGGTCGGGATCGGCGCCTCGCTGACGGTCCTCGTCGCCGTGGTCCGTCGACAAGAGGCGGCGTCCGTCGCCCGCATCGGCCTCGTGCTCGGGCTCGTCGCCTGTGTCATCGGCCTCAAGGTGGTGAGCTGA
- a CDS encoding TetR family transcriptional regulator C-terminal domain-containing protein, producing the protein MARSMDVDERRRTVSEAACRVLARDGLGALSVRNVAAEAGLAPSTVRYTFPTQASVREHALTLVFDGTAARVDALPTGLAGVDYAHAVLVELLPLDEERRIELDVYLALGTAALTDTELRPFHDRVVADMQDLCGRVLRAVGVPDADMEYEACRLHALVDGLAMQVVRLPPGADTGWAIDLLDRHVAALAGH; encoded by the coding sequence GTGGCTCGCAGCATGGACGTCGACGAACGCCGCAGGACCGTGTCCGAGGCGGCCTGTCGGGTGCTCGCGCGGGACGGGCTCGGTGCGCTGAGCGTCCGGAACGTCGCAGCGGAGGCCGGGCTCGCGCCGAGCACGGTCCGCTACACCTTCCCGACCCAGGCCAGCGTCCGCGAGCACGCCCTCACGCTCGTCTTCGACGGCACCGCCGCCCGGGTGGACGCCCTGCCCACCGGCCTCGCCGGCGTCGACTACGCGCACGCGGTGCTCGTCGAGCTGCTGCCCCTCGACGAAGAACGCCGCATCGAGCTCGACGTGTACCTGGCACTCGGCACCGCGGCCCTGACGGACACCGAGCTCCGGCCGTTCCACGACCGGGTCGTCGCGGACATGCAGGACCTGTGCGGTCGGGTCCTCCGCGCGGTCGGGGTGCCGGACGCCGACATGGAGTACGAAGCCTGCCGGCTCCACGCGCTGGTCGACGGCCTCGCGATGCAGGTCGTCCGGCTGCCGCCCGGTGCCGACACGGGGTGGGCGATCGACCTGCTCGACCGGCACGTCGCCGCGCTCGCCGGACACTGA
- a CDS encoding permease: MTTRTTTTPPQQQRSRTLTGPGLVLLAVVVLLGIRLVTPSVGNAGLPDVVQDFLTLAISVVVESLPFVVLGIVLSIVVEVWVPQGALERVLPSRPMPRRAVISLIGMLFPVCECGNVPLARGLMLRGFTPAEAVTFLVAAPILNPLVIVSTAQAFGWSGWILPVRIVGGFVVANLVGWIVAAHRRPADLLLPAFEARCRAAVGAAAPRNRWRESAAQFGGETATMMPALFVGAGLAAAIQVAVPRSTLVAIGSNPVLSVLAMMLLAMTVSLCSNVDAFFALSFASTFLPGAITAFLIIGPIIDVKMIALLRTTFRTRFLVLLSVVCVLFAAAVGLVMNVLV; this comes from the coding sequence GTGACGACGCGCACCACCACCACGCCGCCGCAGCAGCAGCGCAGCCGGACCCTGACCGGCCCCGGGCTCGTGCTGCTCGCCGTCGTCGTGCTGCTCGGCATCCGGCTCGTCACCCCGTCCGTCGGGAACGCCGGGCTCCCCGACGTGGTGCAGGACTTCCTGACCCTGGCGATCAGCGTCGTCGTCGAGTCCCTGCCGTTCGTGGTGCTCGGCATCGTGCTGTCGATCGTCGTCGAGGTCTGGGTCCCGCAGGGGGCGCTCGAGCGCGTCCTGCCGAGCAGGCCGATGCCGCGACGCGCAGTGATCTCGCTGATCGGCATGCTGTTCCCGGTGTGCGAGTGCGGCAACGTCCCGCTCGCCCGCGGTCTGATGCTCCGCGGGTTCACGCCGGCGGAGGCCGTCACGTTCCTGGTCGCGGCGCCGATCCTCAACCCGCTCGTGATCGTCAGCACCGCCCAGGCCTTCGGCTGGTCCGGCTGGATCCTGCCCGTCCGCATCGTCGGCGGGTTCGTCGTGGCGAACCTGGTCGGGTGGATCGTCGCGGCGCACCGTCGCCCGGCCGACCTGCTGCTCCCCGCGTTCGAGGCCCGGTGCCGCGCCGCGGTCGGCGCCGCGGCACCGCGGAACCGCTGGCGGGAGAGCGCAGCGCAGTTCGGTGGCGAGACCGCCACGATGATGCCGGCCCTCTTCGTCGGCGCGGGGCTCGCGGCGGCGATCCAGGTCGCGGTGCCGCGCAGCACCCTCGTCGCGATCGGCAGCAACCCCGTGCTCTCCGTCCTGGCGATGATGCTCCTGGCGATGACGGTGTCGCTGTGCTCGAACGTCGACGCGTTCTTCGCGCTGTCGTTCGCCTCGACGTTCCTGCCCGGGGCGATCACGGCGTTCCTCATCATCGGGCCGATCATCGACGTGAAGATGATCGCGCTCCTCCGGACGACCTTCCGCACGCGCTTCCTGGTGCTGCTGAGCGTCGTCTGCGTCCTGTTCGCCGCTGCCGTGGGGTTGGTGATGAATGTCCTCGTCTGA
- a CDS encoding TIGR03943 family protein — protein sequence MLAVALCTLWLAVAGHLDLYINPRYSLFTVVLAAVAVPASVAGLLVVARGAGHTHDHAGPDDASPPRAAGASRATRALLGGLAALATIGVTAAMLVLPPTTLSARTAQQRSVDSATLSNATGSDTPVSLLGSGSVDTSGYGVKDWAAVIRQTTDTSSLVGKRVELTGFVVPSQGDSFTLTRFVISCCAVDAQPVGLGVSTDGTVPAENRWVRVTGALAANPDQSSDVRIVIRAASVTTIAQPDDPYEY from the coding sequence GTGCTGGCCGTCGCCCTCTGCACGCTCTGGCTCGCCGTCGCCGGGCACCTCGACCTGTACATCAACCCGCGGTACTCGCTGTTCACGGTGGTGCTCGCCGCCGTCGCGGTCCCGGCGTCCGTTGCAGGTCTGCTCGTCGTGGCGCGGGGGGCGGGCCACACCCACGACCACGCGGGACCGGACGACGCGTCGCCGCCCCGGGCCGCAGGGGCCTCCCGCGCGACTCGGGCCCTGCTCGGCGGGCTCGCGGCGCTGGCCACGATCGGCGTCACCGCTGCCATGCTCGTCCTGCCGCCGACGACGCTCTCCGCCCGCACCGCCCAGCAGCGGAGCGTCGACTCCGCCACGCTGTCGAACGCGACGGGCTCGGACACCCCGGTGTCGCTCCTGGGCAGCGGGTCCGTCGACACGTCGGGCTACGGCGTCAAGGACTGGGCGGCGGTCATCCGGCAGACGACCGACACCAGCTCGCTGGTCGGCAAGCGGGTGGAGCTGACCGGGTTCGTGGTGCCGAGCCAGGGGGACTCGTTCACCCTGACCCGGTTCGTCATCAGCTGCTGCGCCGTCGACGCACAGCCCGTCGGACTCGGGGTGTCGACCGACGGCACCGTCCCCGCGGAGAACCGGTGGGTCAGGGTCACCGGTGCCCTGGCGGCCAACCCGGACCAGTCCTCCGACGTCCGGATCGTCATCCGTGCCGCCTCGGTCACGACCATCGCGCAGCCGGACGACCCCTATGAGTACTGA
- a CDS encoding GNAT family N-acetyltransferase, with amino-acid sequence MHQAFVERWVTGWARSRTMPVQRDGEGWRVVVGAETRHEEFVVAEPTPTEAVRLARAVEPRFTSWLTVVGGIEPQALAAFARLDRVARVETVMEARLASVPLPSDLLVEPSSAGDVAHVRVLVDGAVAARGQVAVVGRDAVFDKIETDPAFRRRGLGRRVVDGLTAWSVSQGADVGLLLASEQGRALYRSAGWRDVAPAVTFRGFP; translated from the coding sequence GTGCATCAGGCCTTCGTGGAGCGGTGGGTGACGGGGTGGGCGCGGTCGCGGACCATGCCCGTCCAGCGGGACGGCGAGGGCTGGCGTGTCGTCGTCGGCGCCGAGACACGGCACGAGGAGTTCGTCGTCGCGGAACCCACGCCGACCGAGGCGGTCCGGCTCGCACGCGCGGTCGAGCCGCGCTTCACCAGCTGGCTGACCGTCGTGGGCGGGATCGAGCCGCAGGCGCTCGCCGCGTTCGCTCGGCTGGACCGCGTCGCCCGCGTCGAGACCGTCATGGAGGCCCGGCTCGCGTCCGTCCCGCTGCCGTCGGACCTGCTCGTGGAACCGTCCTCGGCGGGTGACGTCGCACACGTCCGCGTGCTGGTCGACGGGGCGGTCGCCGCGCGCGGACAGGTCGCCGTCGTGGGGCGCGACGCGGTGTTCGACAAGATCGAGACGGACCCGGCGTTCCGACGACGGGGCCTCGGACGGCGCGTCGTCGACGGGCTCACCGCGTGGTCCGTCTCCCAGGGCGCGGACGTCGGGCTGCTGCTCGCGTCGGAGCAGGGCCGCGCACTGTACCGGTCGGCGGGGTGGCGGGACGTGGCCCCCGCCGTCACCTTCCGCGGCTTCCCCTGA
- a CDS encoding NAD(P)-dependent alcohol dehydrogenase: protein MRTVNAYAAPSATEPLVKTTITRRDVGPDDVMIDIAYAGICHSDIHTVRGEWGPIEYPQVVGHEIVGHVTEVGANVTKHQVGDRVGVGCMVNSCGECEQCLAGQEQYCLKGNIGTYASVDVDGSTTQGGYSQAVVVDQDFVLRVPESLDIEKVAPLLCAGITTYSPLHHWKAGPGTKVAVIGMGGLGHMAVKIAVALGAEVTVLSQTTSKEADSLRYGAKAHYATKDADTFEKLANSFELIINTVSAKLDMQAYLGLLKVDGTLVNVGAPPEPLDVPAFALIPRRLSWAGSAIGGIAETQEMLDFCAEHDILPETELISADQVNEAYERVLSSDVRYRFVIDAATLA from the coding sequence TTGCGAACCGTCAACGCGTACGCGGCCCCGTCTGCCACCGAGCCGCTCGTCAAGACCACCATCACCCGTCGTGACGTCGGCCCGGACGACGTCATGATCGACATCGCCTACGCCGGCATCTGCCACTCGGACATCCACACCGTCCGCGGCGAGTGGGGCCCCATCGAGTACCCGCAGGTCGTCGGCCACGAGATCGTCGGCCACGTCACCGAGGTCGGCGCGAACGTGACCAAGCACCAGGTCGGCGACCGTGTCGGCGTCGGCTGCATGGTGAACTCCTGCGGCGAGTGCGAGCAGTGCCTCGCCGGCCAGGAGCAGTACTGCCTGAAGGGCAACATCGGCACCTACGCGAGTGTCGACGTGGACGGCTCGACCACGCAGGGCGGCTACTCCCAGGCCGTCGTCGTGGACCAGGACTTCGTCCTGCGCGTCCCCGAGTCGCTCGACATCGAGAAGGTCGCGCCGCTGCTCTGCGCCGGCATCACGACCTACTCGCCGCTGCACCACTGGAAGGCCGGCCCCGGCACGAAGGTCGCCGTGATCGGCATGGGCGGCCTGGGACACATGGCCGTCAAGATCGCCGTCGCGCTCGGCGCCGAGGTCACCGTCCTGTCGCAGACCACGTCGAAGGAAGCCGACTCGCTGCGCTACGGCGCGAAGGCCCACTACGCCACCAAGGACGCCGACACCTTCGAGAAGCTCGCCAACTCGTTCGAGCTCATCATCAACACGGTGTCGGCGAAGCTCGACATGCAGGCCTACCTCGGTCTGCTCAAGGTCGACGGCACGCTCGTCAACGTGGGCGCCCCGCCCGAGCCCCTCGACGTGCCGGCGTTCGCGCTGATCCCGCGCCGCCTGAGCTGGGCCGGTTCGGCCATCGGCGGCATCGCCGAGACCCAGGAGATGCTCGACTTCTGCGCCGAGCACGACATCCTGCCGGAGACCGAGCTCATCAGCGCCGACCAGGTCAACGAGGCCTACGAGCGCGTGCTGTCCTCGGACGTGCGCTACCGCTTCGTGATCGACGCCGCGACGCTCGCGTAG
- a CDS encoding glycerate kinase, which yields MHVVIAPDSFKGTATAAAVATAIAEGWAEGRPDDVLTLVPMADGGEGTLTAFATAFPDARHVPVTVTGPAGDPVDTWWLSLPDGRAVVELAATSGLPLLTTLEPDRAQTTGFGEAIVAALDAGATGLVLGIGGSASTDGGAGLLRALGLSLDDAPAGGSLLDAAGDHPIDTTGLRPLPPLGVTVLTDVTSPLLGPSGAAAVFGPQKGVTPDRVAVHEDRLARWAARFPDVDPDLPGAGAAGGAGFGLLVWGATLAGGASAVAGVLGLPDAIADADVVVTGEGRYDGQSAAGKVPSVVLAMAADRPTMLVAGEVDAPVDAFAAAASLTVIATQTTGEPGDAMTDPLRFVRIAGRRLSARVEHSR from the coding sequence GTGCACGTCGTGATCGCTCCGGACTCGTTCAAGGGGACCGCCACCGCCGCGGCCGTCGCCACCGCGATCGCCGAGGGATGGGCCGAGGGACGACCCGACGACGTCCTGACCCTGGTGCCGATGGCGGACGGCGGCGAGGGGACGCTCACCGCGTTCGCCACGGCCTTCCCCGACGCCCGACATGTCCCGGTCACCGTCACCGGGCCGGCCGGCGACCCGGTCGACACGTGGTGGCTGTCACTGCCGGACGGCCGGGCGGTCGTCGAGCTCGCCGCGACGAGCGGCCTCCCATTGCTGACGACGCTCGAGCCGGACCGGGCGCAGACCACCGGGTTCGGCGAGGCGATCGTGGCCGCGCTCGACGCCGGAGCGACGGGGCTCGTGCTCGGCATCGGCGGGAGCGCCTCGACCGACGGCGGTGCGGGACTGCTCAGGGCCCTGGGGCTGTCGCTCGACGATGCGCCGGCGGGCGGATCGCTGCTCGACGCCGCCGGTGACCACCCGATCGACACGACCGGGCTGCGACCACTCCCACCGCTCGGCGTCACCGTGCTGACCGACGTGACCTCGCCGCTGCTGGGGCCGTCGGGCGCCGCCGCGGTCTTCGGACCGCAGAAGGGCGTGACCCCGGACCGCGTCGCCGTCCACGAGGACCGCCTGGCGCGGTGGGCCGCACGGTTCCCGGATGTCGACCCCGACCTCCCCGGTGCCGGCGCCGCGGGCGGGGCGGGGTTCGGACTGCTGGTGTGGGGCGCGACGCTCGCGGGTGGCGCATCGGCCGTCGCCGGGGTGCTCGGGCTGCCGGACGCGATCGCGGACGCCGACGTCGTGGTCACGGGCGAGGGCCGCTACGACGGACAGTCGGCGGCAGGGAAGGTGCCCTCGGTCGTGCTCGCCATGGCTGCCGATCGGCCGACGATGCTCGTCGCCGGCGAGGTCGACGCCCCGGTGGACGCCTTCGCCGCGGCGGCCTCGTTGACGGTCATCGCGACGCAGACGACGGGCGAGCCCGGGGACGCCATGACCGATCCGCTGCGGTTCGTGCGGATCGCGGGGCGACGGTTGTCGGCCCGCGTCGAACACAGCCGCTGA
- a CDS encoding FAD-dependent oxidoreductase → MIAAHDHVVIGAGVIGAATARALAARGERVLLVEQFGRGHDRGSSHGASRIFRMGYADAEYVALCQQAFDAWRDLEAASGRTLLDLTGAVDHGRPEQIDAIAAALTAADIDHERLSTEQAAARWPGLAFEGSVLTHPSAGRIRSADTIEALLDLAATGGAELRFHTRVTGVEDHGDTVTLTLDGPDGSTSVTATSVVAAVGSWAPAVVGDLFAGRGSGLPALRVTQEQPAHFPSQLPDGAWPSFVHWQLDGPDVYGLLTPGEGVKVGFHGTGPVVDPDHRDLAPVPDQVRRLQEYVVRFVPGVDASAPDLISCLYDNSPTEDFVLDRRGPVTVATGSSGHGFKFAPLLGEMLADLATGGVPHPRFAIPV, encoded by the coding sequence ATGATCGCAGCGCATGACCACGTCGTCATCGGCGCGGGCGTCATCGGGGCAGCCACGGCGCGAGCGCTCGCCGCGCGAGGCGAGCGGGTCCTGCTCGTGGAACAGTTCGGCCGCGGGCACGACCGGGGCTCGTCGCACGGAGCGAGCCGCATCTTCCGCATGGGCTACGCCGATGCCGAGTACGTCGCGCTCTGTCAGCAGGCCTTCGACGCCTGGCGCGACCTCGAAGCCGCGAGTGGTCGTACGCTGCTCGACCTGACCGGCGCCGTCGACCACGGTCGCCCCGAGCAGATCGACGCCATCGCCGCAGCCCTGACCGCCGCGGACATCGACCACGAGCGCCTCTCCACGGAGCAGGCGGCGGCGCGCTGGCCCGGGCTGGCCTTCGAGGGCTCCGTCCTGACGCACCCGTCGGCGGGACGCATCCGGTCGGCGGACACGATCGAGGCGCTCCTCGACCTCGCCGCGACGGGCGGCGCCGAGCTGCGGTTCCACACCCGGGTCACCGGCGTCGAGGACCACGGGGACACCGTCACGCTGACCCTCGACGGTCCGGACGGCAGCACGTCCGTCACCGCCACCAGCGTGGTCGCGGCGGTCGGGTCGTGGGCCCCCGCCGTGGTCGGTGACCTGTTCGCCGGACGCGGGTCGGGCCTCCCGGCGCTGCGTGTCACCCAGGAGCAGCCCGCTCACTTCCCGAGCCAGCTGCCGGACGGCGCGTGGCCGAGCTTCGTGCACTGGCAGCTCGACGGACCGGACGTGTACGGCCTGCTCACACCGGGTGAGGGCGTCAAGGTCGGCTTCCACGGCACCGGTCCCGTCGTCGACCCCGACCATCGCGACCTCGCACCCGTGCCGGACCAGGTCCGGCGACTGCAGGAGTACGTCGTGCGGTTCGTCCCCGGCGTCGACGCGTCGGCCCCCGACCTCATCAGCTGCCTGTACGACAACTCGCCCACCGAGGACTTCGTGCTCGACCGGCGCGGACCGGTCACGGTGGCGACGGGGTCGTCGGGGCACGGCTTCAAGTTCGCGCCCCTGCTCGGGGAGATGCTCGCCGACCTCGCCACGGGAGGGGTGCCGCATCCGCGCTTCGCGATCCCGGTGTGA
- a CDS encoding helix-turn-helix transcriptional regulator: MMDRAALAEFLRLRRGALQPEDVGLPRGQRRRTEGLRREEVAVLCSMSTDYYARLERGTGPHPSEQMTAAIAQGLHLSIDERDHLFRLAGHHPPARGTTSEHVGPGMLRILDRLVDTPAEIVTELGETLRQTPLGRALTGDVAQRSGPARSLGYRWFTDPEAQAAYPPEERLLLSRVYAAGLREVVTLRGPGSHAASLVDALRDDAAFRAVWDRHEVGIRPPEVKRFLHPVVGALELACQTLLDTEQSHRMLVYTAVPGSRSHERLQLLAVVGSQDMAAVGDAPGSH, from the coding sequence GTGATGGACCGTGCGGCCCTGGCCGAGTTCCTGCGTCTCCGCCGTGGCGCGCTGCAGCCGGAGGACGTCGGGCTGCCCCGCGGGCAACGCCGCCGAACCGAGGGGCTGCGGCGGGAGGAGGTCGCCGTGCTCTGCAGCATGTCGACCGACTACTACGCGCGACTCGAGCGCGGCACGGGGCCACACCCGTCCGAGCAGATGACGGCAGCGATCGCGCAGGGGCTGCACCTGTCGATCGACGAACGCGACCACCTGTTCCGGCTCGCCGGACACCACCCGCCCGCGCGGGGGACCACGAGCGAGCACGTCGGTCCGGGGATGCTCCGGATCCTCGACCGACTGGTCGACACCCCTGCGGAGATCGTGACGGAACTCGGCGAGACGCTCCGGCAGACCCCGCTCGGACGGGCACTGACCGGGGACGTTGCGCAGCGCTCCGGACCGGCTCGGAGCCTGGGCTACCGGTGGTTCACGGACCCGGAGGCGCAGGCCGCGTACCCGCCGGAGGAACGGCTCCTGCTGTCCCGCGTCTACGCCGCCGGGCTCCGCGAGGTCGTGACCCTGCGCGGTCCGGGGTCCCACGCGGCGTCCCTGGTCGACGCCCTCCGGGACGACGCAGCGTTCCGCGCGGTGTGGGACCGACACGAGGTCGGCATCCGGCCGCCCGAGGTCAAGCGGTTCCTGCACCCCGTGGTCGGTGCGCTCGAACTGGCGTGTCAGACGCTTCTCGACACGGAGCAGTCCCACCGGATGCTCGTCTACACGGCCGTGCCCGGCAGTCGGAGTCACGAACGGCTGCAGCTGCTCGCCGTGGTGGGGTCGCAGGACATGGCCGCTGTCGGGGACGCCCCGGGGAGCCACTGA
- a CDS encoding SDR family oxidoreductase, which yields MPTTPKLDLPDQTGTLAVVTGASDGLGAVIARRLAAAGAEVVMPVRSADKGERAAARIRQAVPAATVRVMPLDLSRLDSVDALVLQLAEDGRPVGLLLNNAGVMRPPTRQETADGFELQVGTNHLGHFALTLGLLPLLRAGRARVVHQTSVAARTGSLELDDFAQQRRYDVMRAYSASKIAVGLFARELDRRSRAGGWGITSTLAHPGVSPTNLLAAQPGMGRERAGGERRVIEVLARVGVLGTVESAALPALLAATSTDEHTDVLYGPKRTVGGPPARRPLWKPFTDTATASALWDLSAELTGVRV from the coding sequence ATGCCGACCACCCCGAAGCTCGACCTCCCCGACCAGACCGGCACCCTCGCCGTCGTCACCGGCGCCAGCGACGGCCTGGGCGCGGTGATCGCGCGACGGCTCGCCGCTGCCGGCGCCGAGGTCGTCATGCCCGTCCGGTCCGCCGACAAGGGGGAGCGGGCGGCCGCACGCATCCGACAGGCCGTGCCCGCGGCGACGGTCCGGGTGATGCCCCTCGACCTGTCCCGACTGGACTCCGTCGACGCCCTCGTGCTGCAGCTCGCGGAAGACGGCCGTCCGGTCGGCCTGCTCCTCAACAACGCCGGGGTGATGCGGCCTCCGACCCGACAGGAGACCGCGGACGGGTTCGAGCTGCAGGTCGGCACGAACCACCTCGGGCACTTCGCGCTGACGCTCGGGCTGCTCCCACTGCTGCGGGCCGGCCGTGCACGGGTGGTGCACCAGACCAGCGTCGCCGCGCGGACCGGGTCCCTCGAGCTCGACGACTTCGCGCAGCAGCGACGGTACGACGTCATGCGGGCCTACAGCGCCTCGAAGATCGCCGTCGGGCTGTTCGCACGGGAACTCGACCGCCGGAGCCGCGCCGGCGGATGGGGCATCACCAGCACCCTCGCGCACCCCGGCGTCTCGCCGACCAACCTGCTCGCCGCCCAGCCCGGGATGGGACGGGAGCGCGCCGGCGGCGAACGGCGGGTGATCGAGGTCCTGGCGCGCGTCGGGGTCCTCGGCACCGTGGAGAGCGCGGCGCTCCCCGCACTGCTCGCCGCGACCAGCACCGACGAGCACACCGACGTGTTGTACGGCCCGAAGCGCACCGTCGGGGGACCGCCCGCGCGACGCCCGCTGTGGAAGCCGTTCACCGACACGGCGACGGCGAGCGCGCTGTGGGACCTGTCCGCCGAGCTCACCGGCGTCCGGGTGTGA
- a CDS encoding cold shock domain-containing protein: protein MSEPGVVCSWNADEGWGVIDVANVDGGVWAHFSTIEGRSFGVLNVGESVFVEWDDVKHGSCSAQATRVLVDGNEGPVEVQAGSGVLNSILTIKWDADQKD, encoded by the coding sequence ATGTCAGAACCCGGAGTAGTTTGCAGCTGGAACGCCGATGAAGGATGGGGCGTCATCGATGTCGCGAATGTCGACGGTGGCGTCTGGGCGCACTTCAGCACAATTGAGGGCCGGTCATTCGGAGTTCTCAATGTCGGCGAATCAGTTTTCGTTGAATGGGATGACGTGAAGCACGGTTCCTGTTCGGCGCAGGCAACTCGAGTGCTTGTGGACGGGAACGAAGGTCCCGTGGAGGTTCAAGCCGGATCCGGTGTCCTCAACTCGATCCTGACGATCAAGTGGGATGCAGATCAGAAGGACTGA
- a CDS encoding DUF6177 family protein, whose amino-acid sequence MVRHPLIDDVVGPAIVVDSGSQVVWLTEALASLLRRASDAGRTVVLRTEPGAALTPALRHALGAHGAAWAVTDPDGTLRDGRTGVRAERIEDFVEHGPELLGPPSAEHPAATGSVRQISIDLTLRHHAERAIDIGSAIEALCHTVGACPDRWGTVEPLAVPWDRWVVTQYAKHEAPGISTSYAVGEGFSATMTAHLTDTVVIETMSAVLTIPDEGTDPQLAERMLAAVHRVAEDVVPVFGVVMQRRGDADHLVRAVAHGEPSPLAVIVGPEAVSFLDRGEVWPPPHTSTSTFGDRGDGDHGLIVRLEDGWTALESFLDRIDEDRFLQLVGGAPLDPAHDEGTLDGHVGASLPGGHSAP is encoded by the coding sequence ATGGTCAGACATCCCCTCATCGACGACGTGGTCGGCCCCGCCATCGTGGTCGACTCCGGCTCGCAGGTGGTGTGGCTGACCGAGGCGCTGGCCTCGCTGCTGCGACGTGCGTCCGACGCCGGCCGGACGGTCGTGCTCCGTACCGAACCGGGCGCCGCGCTGACGCCGGCGCTCCGACACGCACTCGGTGCACACGGCGCCGCCTGGGCGGTCACCGACCCGGACGGCACCCTGCGCGACGGACGCACCGGGGTCCGGGCGGAACGCATCGAGGACTTCGTCGAGCACGGGCCCGAGCTGCTGGGACCGCCGTCAGCGGAGCACCCCGCGGCCACCGGCTCGGTCCGCCAGATCAGCATCGACCTGACACTGCGGCACCACGCCGAACGCGCGATCGACATCGGTTCCGCGATCGAGGCGCTCTGCCACACGGTGGGCGCCTGCCCGGACCGCTGGGGGACCGTCGAGCCGCTCGCCGTGCCCTGGGACCGGTGGGTCGTGACCCAGTACGCCAAGCACGAGGCGCCGGGCATCAGCACGTCCTACGCCGTCGGCGAGGGCTTCTCGGCGACGATGACCGCACACCTGACCGACACCGTCGTGATCGAGACGATGTCCGCCGTCCTGACCATCCCGGACGAAGGAACGGATCCGCAGCTGGCCGAGCGCATGCTCGCCGCGGTGCACCGTGTGGCCGAGGACGTCGTCCCGGTGTTCGGTGTCGTGATGCAGCGCCGCGGGGACGCCGACCACCTGGTGCGCGCCGTCGCGCACGGCGAGCCCTCGCCGCTCGCGGTGATCGTCGGTCCCGAGGCCGTCTCCTTCCTGGACCGCGGCGAGGTCTGGCCGCCGCCGCACACCTCGACGTCGACCTTCGGCGATCGCGGCGACGGCGACCACGGGCTCATCGTCCGGCTGGAGGACGGCTGGACCGCGCTCGAGTCCTTCCTGGACCGCATCGACGAGGACCGCTTCCTGCAGCTCGTCGGTGGCGCCCCGCTCGACCCGGCGCACGACGAGGGCACCCTCGACGGACACGTCGGAGCGAGCCTGCCGGGCGGCCACAGTGCCCCGTGA